In the genome of Nycticebus coucang isolate mNycCou1 chromosome 12, mNycCou1.pri, whole genome shotgun sequence, one region contains:
- the HAGH gene encoding hydroxyacylglutathione hydrolase, mitochondrial isoform X1: MVLGRGLLGRWSLAALGVACASSRLGPALLGIFLHHTDFRKSLTVAQGTMKIELLPALTDNYMYLIIDEDTKEAAIVDPVQPQKVVDTVKKHGVKLTTVLTTHHHWDHAGGNEKLIKLVPGLKVYGGDERVGALTHRVTHLSTLQVGSLNVKCLLTPCHTSGHICYFVSKPGVSESPAVFTGDTLFVAGCGKFYEGTAEEMYKALLEILGRLPPDTKVYCGHEYTINNLKFARHVEPNNMAIQEKLAWAKKKYSGGEPTVPSTLEEEFTYNPFMRVREKTVQQHAGETDPVTTMRAIRKEKDLFKVPQD, from the exons ATGGTGCTGGGCCGCGGGCTGCTGGGCCGCTGGAGCCTCGCCGCGCTGGGAGTCGCCTGCGCCTCCAGCCGCCTGG GTCCAGCCCTGCTGGGGATCTTCCTTCATCACACAGATTTCAGGAAGAGTTTGACTGTGGCCCAGGGCACCATGAAGATCGAATTGCTGCCTGCCCTGACGGACAACTACATGTACCTGATCATTGATGAGGACACCAAAGAGGCTGCCATTGTGGACCCTGTGCAGCCCCAGAAG GTTGTGGACACAGTGAAGAAGCATGGTGTGAAGCTGACCACAGTGCTCACCACCCACCACCACTG GGACCATGCTGGCGGCAACGAGAAGCTGATCAAGCTGGTGCCTGGACTGAAAGTGTACGGGGGTGATGAACGCGTCGGGGCCCTAACTCACAGAGTCACTCACCTGTCCACGCTGCAG GTGGGGTCCCTCAATGTCAAGTGCTTGTTGACACCATGCCACACTTCAGGACATATCTGCTACTTTGTGAGCAAGCCTGGTGTTTCTGAGTCCCCTGCCGTGTTCACAG GGGACACCTTGTTTGTGGCTGGCTGTGGGAAGTTCTACGAAGGAACGGCAGAAGAGATGTACAAAGCTCTGCTTGAGATCTTGGGCCGGCTTCCTCCAGACACG AAAGTCTACTGTGGCCACGAGTATACCATCAACAACCTCAAGTTCGCACGCCACGTGGAGCCCAACAACATGGCCATTCAGGAGAAGTTGGCCTGGGCCAAG AAGAAGTACAGTGGCGGGGAGCCCACGGTGCCATCCACCCTTGAGGAGGAGTTCACCTACAACCCCTTCATGAGAGTAAG GGAGAAGACAGTGCAGCAGCATGCGGGTGAGACGGACCCTGTGACCACTATGAGGGCCATCCGCAAGGAGAAGGACCTGTTCAAGGTGCCTCAGGACTGA
- the HAGH gene encoding hydroxyacylglutathione hydrolase, mitochondrial isoform X2 has protein sequence MKIELLPALTDNYMYLIIDEDTKEAAIVDPVQPQKVVDTVKKHGVKLTTVLTTHHHWDHAGGNEKLIKLVPGLKVYGGDERVGALTHRVTHLSTLQVGSLNVKCLLTPCHTSGHICYFVSKPGVSESPAVFTGDTLFVAGCGKFYEGTAEEMYKALLEILGRLPPDTKVYCGHEYTINNLKFARHVEPNNMAIQEKLAWAKKKYSGGEPTVPSTLEEEFTYNPFMRVREKTVQQHAGETDPVTTMRAIRKEKDLFKVPQD, from the exons ATGAAGATCGAATTGCTGCCTGCCCTGACGGACAACTACATGTACCTGATCATTGATGAGGACACCAAAGAGGCTGCCATTGTGGACCCTGTGCAGCCCCAGAAG GTTGTGGACACAGTGAAGAAGCATGGTGTGAAGCTGACCACAGTGCTCACCACCCACCACCACTG GGACCATGCTGGCGGCAACGAGAAGCTGATCAAGCTGGTGCCTGGACTGAAAGTGTACGGGGGTGATGAACGCGTCGGGGCCCTAACTCACAGAGTCACTCACCTGTCCACGCTGCAG GTGGGGTCCCTCAATGTCAAGTGCTTGTTGACACCATGCCACACTTCAGGACATATCTGCTACTTTGTGAGCAAGCCTGGTGTTTCTGAGTCCCCTGCCGTGTTCACAG GGGACACCTTGTTTGTGGCTGGCTGTGGGAAGTTCTACGAAGGAACGGCAGAAGAGATGTACAAAGCTCTGCTTGAGATCTTGGGCCGGCTTCCTCCAGACACG AAAGTCTACTGTGGCCACGAGTATACCATCAACAACCTCAAGTTCGCACGCCACGTGGAGCCCAACAACATGGCCATTCAGGAGAAGTTGGCCTGGGCCAAG AAGAAGTACAGTGGCGGGGAGCCCACGGTGCCATCCACCCTTGAGGAGGAGTTCACCTACAACCCCTTCATGAGAGTAAG GGAGAAGACAGTGCAGCAGCATGCGGGTGAGACGGACCCTGTGACCACTATGAGGGCCATCCGCAAGGAGAAGGACCTGTTCAAGGTGCCTCAGGACTGA
- the HAGH gene encoding hydroxyacylglutathione hydrolase, mitochondrial isoform X3, producing MVLGRGLLGRWSLAALGVACASSRLGPALLGIFLHHTDFRKSLTVAQGTMKIELLPALTDNYMYLIIDEDTKEAAIVDPVQPQKVVDTVKKHGVKLTTVLTTHHHWDHAGGNEKLIKLVPGLKVYGGDERVGALTHRVTHLSTLQGTPCLWLAVGSSTKERQKRCTKLCLRSWAGFLQTRKSTVATSIPSTTSSSHATWSPTTWPFRRSWPGPRRSTVAGSPRCHPPLRRSSPTTPS from the exons ATGGTGCTGGGCCGCGGGCTGCTGGGCCGCTGGAGCCTCGCCGCGCTGGGAGTCGCCTGCGCCTCCAGCCGCCTGG GTCCAGCCCTGCTGGGGATCTTCCTTCATCACACAGATTTCAGGAAGAGTTTGACTGTGGCCCAGGGCACCATGAAGATCGAATTGCTGCCTGCCCTGACGGACAACTACATGTACCTGATCATTGATGAGGACACCAAAGAGGCTGCCATTGTGGACCCTGTGCAGCCCCAGAAG GTTGTGGACACAGTGAAGAAGCATGGTGTGAAGCTGACCACAGTGCTCACCACCCACCACCACTG GGACCATGCTGGCGGCAACGAGAAGCTGATCAAGCTGGTGCCTGGACTGAAAGTGTACGGGGGTGATGAACGCGTCGGGGCCCTAACTCACAGAGTCACTCACCTGTCCACGCTGCAG GGGACACCTTGTTTGTGGCTGGCTGTGGGAAGTTCTACGAAGGAACGGCAGAAGAGATGTACAAAGCTCTGCTTGAGATCTTGGGCCGGCTTCCTCCAGACACG AAAGTCTACTGTGGCCACGAGTATACCATCAACAACCTCAAGTTCGCACGCCACGTGGAGCCCAACAACATGGCCATTCAGGAGAAGTTGGCCTGGGCCAAG AAGAAGTACAGTGGCGGGGAGCCCACGGTGCCATCCACCCTTGAGGAGGAGTTCACCTACAACCCCTTCATGA
- the FAHD1 gene encoding acylpyruvase FAHD1, mitochondrial produces MAATRQLSRFWEWGKNIVCVGRNYADHAKEMRNPVLSEPVLFLKPSTAYVPEGSPILVPAYTCNLHHELELGVVMGKRCRAVPETMAMDYVAGYALCLDMTARDVQDECKKKGLPWTLAKSFTASCPVSAFVSKEKIPDPHNLKLWLKVNGELRQEGETSSMIFSIPYIISYVSKIITLEEGDIILTGTPKGVGPVKENDEIQAGIHGVVSMTFKVERPEY; encoded by the coding sequence ATGGCGGCGACCAGGCAGTTGTCCCGCTTCTGGGAGTGGGGGAAGAACATCGTGTGCGTGGGGAGGAACTACGCGGACCACGCCAAGGAGATGCGCAACCCGGTGCTAAGCGAGCCGGTGCTCTTCCTGAAGCCCTCCACGGCCTACGTCCCCGAGGGCTCACCCATCCTGGTGCCGGCCTACACCTGCAACTTACACCACGAGTTGGAGCTGGGCGTAGTGATGGGCAAGCGCTGCCGTGCGGTCCCGGAGACCATGGCCATGGACTACGTGGCCGGCTACGCCTTGTGCCTGGACATGACCGCCAGAGACGTGCAGGACGAGTGCAAGAAAAAGGGGCTACCCTGGACCCTAGCCAAGAGCTTCACTGCCTCGTGCCCGGTCAGCGCGTTCGTATCTAAGGAGAAGATCCCAGACCCTCACAACCTGAAGCTCTGGCTCAAGGTCAACGGTGAACTCAGACAGGAGGGTGAGACATCTTCCATGATTTTTTCCATCCCTTACATCATCAGCTATGTTTCTAAGATAATAACCTTGGAAGAAGGAGATATTATCTTGACTGGGACGCCAAAAGGAGTTGGGCCAGTTAAAGAAAACGATGAGATCCAGGCCGGCATACATGGGGTGGTCAGTATGACATTTAAAGTGGAAAGACCAGAGTATTGA